In a genomic window of Aggregatimonas sangjinii:
- a CDS encoding asparaginase domain-containing protein has protein sequence MIIWIITTGGTIEGLEYNNESEKNEATVSIESLLQEINVSFEYCIDCAFSKDSRFITPDDRALLNEKINAISSNHVLITHGTITMVETATYLGKLDINKTIVLVGSFVPGTEKNSDASFNLGYAICALQTLEKGVYIAMNGNVFSWDKVRKNVAKNRFECSS, from the coding sequence ATGATAATTTGGATAATTACAACAGGTGGTACAATTGAAGGACTTGAATATAATAATGAGTCCGAAAAAAATGAGGCAACCGTTTCCATCGAAAGTTTATTGCAAGAAATCAACGTATCGTTCGAATACTGTATTGATTGTGCTTTTTCAAAAGATAGTCGATTCATCACTCCAGATGATAGAGCGTTGTTAAACGAAAAGATAAATGCCATTAGCTCAAATCATGTACTAATCACCCATGGCACAATTACCATGGTAGAAACAGCTACCTATCTGGGAAAACTTGATATTAATAAAACCATTGTACTTGTAGGTTCCTTTGTTCCAGGGACTGAGAAAAATTCAGACGCAAGCTTCAATTTAGGATATGCTATTTGTGCATTACAAACATTAGAAAAAGGGGTTTATATTGCCATGAACGGCAACGTATTTTCTTGGGACAAAGTCAGGAAAAATGTAGCTAAAAACAGATTTGAATGTTCGTCATAA
- a CDS encoding helix-turn-helix domain-containing protein codes for MFGTSIHWTTFFLLLVDTFILIFVFIKSSNLRHSNLNGYLILAGLFVLYNLTGGFLPFEGFPGPFILQYVITYGVAMVTGVYLFYYIYKQYDIQVLGQLLTIKNLAIYGALCFLGLFLIPYFITDSLNIARIFFAIPLSIICLYFLFAFYMRISKQKNPSSFGLRRNRLSVLSVSCMALLPLLTVIGDNQWLTFPIVNTSFFLISAIEVDRYIYLLEHRDKMSKVFNAYKKSGKQGLAPTLISKGLTRREIEIALSIFDRKSYKEIGDEFFIAERTVSKHASNIFKKTGVKNKIEFLNRFGE; via the coding sequence ATGTTTGGTACTTCAATACATTGGACAACCTTTTTTCTACTATTGGTAGATACCTTCATCCTGATTTTTGTTTTTATAAAATCTTCAAACCTCCGGCATAGTAATCTCAATGGTTATTTAATTCTCGCGGGGCTTTTCGTTCTTTATAATTTGACAGGTGGGTTTTTGCCATTTGAAGGATTCCCCGGGCCTTTTATTTTACAGTACGTAATCACCTACGGTGTGGCCATGGTTACAGGCGTTTACTTATTCTACTACATTTATAAGCAATACGATATTCAGGTTTTAGGTCAACTTTTGACCATAAAAAATTTAGCTATTTACGGAGCATTATGTTTTCTAGGTCTCTTTTTAATTCCCTACTTCATAACGGATTCACTGAACATCGCTAGAATATTTTTTGCAATTCCCTTATCGATTATCTGCCTTTATTTTCTCTTCGCTTTTTACATGAGAATTTCCAAACAAAAGAATCCGAGTTCGTTTGGTTTGAGGCGAAATCGTCTTTCGGTATTGAGTGTAAGTTGTATGGCACTTTTACCTTTGCTTACAGTTATTGGAGATAATCAATGGCTTACATTTCCTATAGTCAATACATCTTTCTTTCTTATTTCGGCTATAGAGGTTGATCGCTATATTTATCTGTTGGAGCATCGTGATAAGATGAGCAAAGTATTTAACGCCTACAAGAAATCGGGGAAACAAGGTTTAGCTCCAACTTTGATAAGCAAAGGTCTAACAAGACGTGAAATTGAAATAGCATTGTCAATATTTGATCGCAAGTCATATAAGGAAATTGGTGATGAATTTTTCATCGCGGAAAGAACAGTCTCTAAACACGCCTCCAACATTTTTAAGAAAACAGGTGTTAAAAACAAAATCGAATTCTTGAACCGGTTTGGGGAGTAA